ACTTTCTTGAATGTACTAACTCTGTGGTGACTGGGGAGCATCCTATGTGAGGGCCTCCTTAGAGACCCTCTTGGCTAGGCTGGGGAGTATCTTCTGCCTTTCAGTGAATAATTGCTGTGATGTGACAGAGTCTTTCACGGCAAACTCAAGTATAGAAGGATCTGATGTAGCAATTGTAAAGTCTGCATCCTCCAAAAGAACATCCCCCACCAAAGCCTAGTCCCCAGGTCACAGATGCTTGCTCTGGGAGGTATGAGAGACCTCATCCTTGGATTCTCTGGTCTCTGGCCCAGGAGTACCTAGAGGGAACAGCAGTGTTGTGCACAAAGGCtgtagggagggagggggatcTGGAAATGTTTCCGTTAGGATCTCCATGGTCTGTTTGCTGAAAATTCTCAGTGAAAGTGTTGCCAAGAAGGACTTCCTAGCCAAATTCACAGGAAGTAGAAAACAGCATTTTTTATgatggaaaaattatatttaggatTAGCTAGTTGGACTGTTTAGATGATTCCAATTTTGTTGACAACATCCAAGGCGTCATAGTCTGGAGCCAGCCAAACATATGCTTTTTTCTCTCCACCAGACCTAATTAGGGTGTTGGCCTTGGCCATGTCAATGTCATAGAGCTTCTTCACAGCCTGTTTAGTCTGGTGCTTGTTGGCCTTGACGTCCGCAATGAGCACAAGTTCATGACTGACTTGGTGGTCATAGGGACCTTGATGATCGGCATAATGGTCAAGCTTGTTTCTCCTAGGGGTACTCTTCCGAGGATGTTTCCTTTCTCTGCCACGGTGGGTCTTCGGGAGATAGGTAATgtgcagatctttttttttttttttttgtggctgtgGACTCCCTTCAGTACTGCTTACTGCTTTCTTGACCTTCAAAGCTTTGGCATTGCTTCAACTCTGGGAGAGGCAGGGGCTTCCTTCTTGGCTTTTGGTGCCATGTTTGTAAAAAAAGGTTCAGAGGCAGCAGTAAGAGGAAATAAATGCTAAGCAGACCCTGACCTTTCTGACCTCTGCTCTTGGTGCTATCTCCAGACAGGATTCCAAAGTATCAGCAGGAAATAAGCATACAAGCAGAGAAATAGTATCAGGGGCAAAGGGACAAGATGTCAGGGGTTAGCATCAGTAAGTATGACAGCTTGAAGACCCCAGGGACACTGAAGGGACAGTTAGGGGATAGACAGGGCTGGTCACTGGAGTCCACTCTCTGGTTCAAGCTGGACAGAACTAACTCAGGATTgctctgattttttaaataattttattgaatcatcatgagatagttagaagctttcatgtttgggttacaatctcacaatgatcaaatacctatccctccaccagtgcacattccccaccaccaatatcctgggtatacccaccctttcccaccctccccctgcctccatggcagacaatattccccatattctctcgctacttttgggcattgtagcttgcaacacagacactgagaggtcatcatgtttggtccatcatctactttcggcatgatTCTCCCATCCcaacgattcctccagccatcattttcttagtgatcccttctctattccatctgccttctcccctccactcgtgaagcaggcttccagctatggggcaatccccctggcccttgtatctactgtccttgggtgtcagcctcatgtgatgctaccctacactccacaaatgagtgcagtccctctatgtctgtccctctctttctgactcatttcacttctcatgatactctccatgtttatccatttataagcaaatttcatgacttcatctctcctaacagttgcatagtattccattgtgtagatgtaccaaaatttctttaaccagtcatctgttttagggcactcgggttttttccatgttttggctattgtgaacagtgctgcaataaatatataggtacagatgtcatttctactgtgcttttttgcatccttgagatatattcccagaagtggtattgcagggtcatatggaagctcaatttctagtttttgaaggactgtccatattgttttccagaaaggctgggccagtcggcattcctaccaacagtgaaggagcgtccctttttccccacatccacgccagcactggttgcttttgttcttttgaatgtgtgccagtttctgtggtgtgagatgatatctcattgttgttttgatttgcatctccctgatgactagggatgtggaggcTTGCTCTGATTTTGATCCCGGTGTGGAACCCAATCTTACACATCCTTTGCTCTAAGAGTGGCAACAGCTGGAGGCAGCTGTTCATCCAGTGACAAGGCTTTCAGATAGCATGGCCTGATTAGATTCTCACAGTCTGCTTTGCCCGCTCGTGATGTTAACTACATCCTGACCTAAGGTAACTAATGTAAACAGTGAATTTTATTACTTAGGTGCTAATTTTGTAAATTGGCACGTCAATGGGTAAATTTAGTTACAAGTTCTAGAAACATCTCATCAATGCCCAAATATTGATCCCAAGAAACCTATATTTGTGGCCCTCAGTTCTCCCAAGCATCAAAGAGAGGATTTAAAATGGAAGTGACCAACCAATCCACCATGACTGGATTTGTCTTGCTGGGCTTATCAGATCACCCAAAGCTGGAGAAAATGTTCTTTGTGCTCATCCTGCTGATGTATCTGGTGATCCTGTTGGGTAATGGGGTCCTCATCCTGGTGACCATCCTTGACTCCCGcctgcacacgcccatgtacttcttcctggggAACCTctccttcctggacatctgctacACCACCTCTTCCATTCCTCTAGTCCTAGATGGCTTCCTGACACCCAGAAAAACAATCTCTCTCTCAGGCTGTGCCCTGCAGATGTTCCTTTCTTTTGCCATGGGAGCTACAGAGTGTGTACTCTTGGGCATGATGGCTTTTGACCGCTATGTGGCAATCTGCAACCCCCTCAGGTACCCCGTGGTCATGAGCAAGTCTGCTTATGTGCCCATGGCTGCTGGTTCCTGGGCAGCTGGTGGAGTCAACTCTTTGGTACAGATTTCTCTTGCAGTCCAGTTACCCTTCTGTGGGGAAAACATCATCAACCACTTCACCTGTGAGATCCTGGCAGTCCTGAAGTTAGCCTGTGCCGACATCTCCATCAATGTCATCAGCATGGGAGTGGCCGATGTGATCTTCCTGGGAGTCCCGGTTCTGCTCATCTTTGTCTCCTATATCTTCATTCTTACCACCATCCTAAGGATCCCCTCAGCAGAGGGCCGGCGAAAAGCCTTCTCTACCTGCTCTGCACATCTAACAGTGGTGGTCATTTTCTATGGAACTATTCTATTCATGTATGCAAAGCCCAAGTCTAAGGACCCACTAGGGGCTGATAAGCAGGACATTTCAGACAAGCTCATCTCTCTTTTCTATGGAGTACTCACCCCCATGCTCAACCCCATCATCTACAGCCTGAGGAACAAGGATGTGAAAGTGGCTATGAAGAACCTGGTGAGCCAGAAGTGTTTGGCCCAATGATGGTGGGATGAAGTAGTGTACCTTGTGGTCCTCTGCACCTGGGGCATCCTCTGGGAAACAGATTTGGTCCAGGGTTCCTCCAAACTGCCTGCACAAACTGCAGCAGAGAAGGCGTTTCTGAGTGTTTGACAAGGAAACATCAGCTATGTAGGACGAAGAAGGGGTTGTACAAAATCACCTGGAACCAAGAATAAGTAcctattaaaatttgtttatttttttctgagtaaatAAGCAATAAAGAtacaattttgaaaaacaaattatagaTACATTTCTTTCTTGTTCATGTGCAACCACGCAGCAATTTGAGTGTGCCAATCATGTTGTTTTCTGCCCTAATATGTGACAGAGTACATAGAAGAATAAAACTACCCTCTTAATTGGTGTCAATACTGTAAAATAATTTGTCATTCTGGAAGATGGCCCACACCAAGACATTGCAAATGGTATCATTTAACTCTCTTCAACAGAGCACAGAGTATTTCCTGTTTAATATTTCTTGCATAACATACTGTTGCCAATTTTGGGGGAGACACCCTTATTATATAGAGAACATGTCTGTTCTACCCAAATTTGCACAAGGCAAGTTTGTGTCAACACTATTCAAACCGCAGATGTAGGCCAATAAACTTTCTAGCAGTTTCTAGTTAAACGGTTACTATAACATAAAGTTTTGAGTCTCACACTGCCTTGTAGGTGTGAAGctctgggttagattcctggcactgaaggaaaaaaagtttATGAGTCCTTTCATTTTCCTAGCATTTGTGTTGGCAATTATCCAGATCCTAATAGCTAAACTCAGTTTCCTTTGTCTCTTCAGGATTTGAATTCAGCATTGTCACTAACTGCAAATaatccatttataattttttggttggttttgtggACCACCTCCatctatgctcagggttgactcctggctctacattcagggattattcctggtaagGCTTGGAGCAAGGCTATGTAATtccgaggatcgaacctgagttggtcatgtgcaaagcaagcaccttacctgctgtattatcattccagatTCACAAATAATCTGTTCTCAATTAGCTTTGTAGCAAAGAGCATAAATTTTGAAGAGAGACCAATAGGGAAAGACTATGCCTAATGTCACTTCAGGCTCTTTTGATAAATACTTAGTTTCATGGACTAACAATTTCCTAatttgtaaaatggaaataattaaacCAACACCATGGATTTGTTTTGGTGATTAAGTTAAAATgaggtatatgtgtgtacatataacaAATACACAGTACCTAGCAAAGAATAGCTTCAAGtactaaataaacattttattattaatgaaatatGTTAAATTACTCCTCTTAGGAAAACTTATGACTTGTGTAGTGTTCTGTGTTACACACAACTGAATTTGGTCTGATTTATTATTTCAGCTCTTTTTGGTTGAATGTCTAGTTTATAGGATAACAATTTCATTTCCCTGAGCATTTTTCTCAGTCATCACTCTTCCTTAATAATCAAGTGAGGGATTCATATTTATGACATATTGAGTTATTTAGACCAACCAAATTCTttctgccaggtgtgggggctgTAATTTATACTCAGGATTGTCATTTAGCACTGAATTCATAACATGCAAATTTGGAGCTATGAAGTTTATATGTTTGGGGaagtgaaaagtaaataaataagcaaacagaaaaggaagagTAACCAAAGAGCCAAAAGAAACGATGAGGACATTAGCATGCATTCTTGTTCTTGGTGTCCATT
The nucleotide sequence above comes from Sorex araneus isolate mSorAra2 chromosome 1, mSorAra2.pri, whole genome shotgun sequence. Encoded proteins:
- the LOC101545535 gene encoding olfactory receptor 13C7-like — its product is MEVTNQSTMTGFVLLGLSDHPKLEKMFFVLILLMYLVILLGNGVLILVTILDSRLHTPMYFFLGNLSFLDICYTTSSIPLVLDGFLTPRKTISLSGCALQMFLSFAMGATECVLLGMMAFDRYVAICNPLRYPVVMSKSAYVPMAAGSWAAGGVNSLVQISLAVQLPFCGENIINHFTCEILAVLKLACADISINVISMGVADVIFLGVPVLLIFVSYIFILTTILRIPSAEGRRKAFSTCSAHLTVVVIFYGTILFMYAKPKSKDPLGADKQDISDKLISLFYGVLTPMLNPIIYSLRNKDVKVAMKNLVSQKCLAQ